A window from Anser cygnoides isolate HZ-2024a breed goose chromosome 1, Taihu_goose_T2T_genome, whole genome shotgun sequence encodes these proteins:
- the LOC106038083 gene encoding apovitellenin-1, whose amino-acid sequence MVQSRALVIALILLLSTTVPEVHSKSIFERDRRDWLVIPDAIAAYIYETVNKMSPRVGQFLADAAQTPVVVGTRTFLIRETTKLSLLAEQLMEKIKNLWYTKVLGY is encoded by the exons ATGGTGCAATCCAGGGCACTGGTGATAGCTCTGATCCTGCTCCTTAGCACCACCGTTCCCG AAGTGCACTCAAAGTCCATCTTTGAGAGGGACCGTCGTGACTGGTTGGTCATCCCCGATGCAATTGCAGCTTACATCTATGAAACTGTGAACAAGATGTCCCCTAGAGTTGGTCAGTTCTTGGCGGATGCTGCCCAGACTCCAGTAGTTGTTGGGACCAG GACTTTCCTCATCAGAGAAACGACCAAACTCAGTTTACTGGCTGAACagctgatggaaaaaataaagaacctGTGGTATACAAAAGTGCTAGGCTACTAG
- the ILDR1 gene encoding immunoglobulin-like domain-containing receptor 1 isoform X2, with translation MLLGAGCLSLLVTVQDTERYTTLFASVILKCDYSTSAQLQDVVVTWRFKSFCKDPIFDYYSASYQAGLALGQDPSDDCNDSQRKVRIVIQKYGQNEPVLGVDYRQRKITIQNRADLVISEVMWWDHGVYYCTVEAPGDTSGDPDKEVKLIVLHWLTVLLIILGGLLLLLLIGICWCQCCPQYCCCHIPCVCCPTRCCCNEEALERHRFMKRAQALAPWMSPNMFYGGGDRNSQLSSYQLNPLLQQDVSLQNSLPLVQPPAQLAPNKGVLDYLESEIQKLNLSQPQPPPHQRQAVQPSLLSSLGSDIMPRSVTGPPPLADRVPSSHGSSNSSRAQRAARSPRPWDSAAENRRENRRWPLPSSGDSRSSYSREPRDRQREDYPQRQRTGGYSGRPQHSRRDVSPTRRTERAKSSSSSCSFYSEEPRERSGHHRDWRQQPAGRREYQQHTGRSSNSGHRRHSYSPPSRRGSWSSSEEHNRLPATNRRRRNRSREWPEDKPPSYRSLEIIPDRDSKHRDGAGLRSDRGSSHSARSIVI, from the exons ATGCTCCTGGGTGCAG GTTGTCTCTCCCTGCTGGTGACAGTGCAGGATACTGAGCGTTACACCACCTTATTTGCCAGCGTCATCCTCAAGTGTGATTACAGCAcctcagcacagctgcaggatGTCGTGGTGACCTGGCGCTTCAAATCCTTCTGCAAGGACCCCATCTTTGACTACTACTCAGCCT CATACCAGGCTGGTTTAGCTCTTGGCCAGGACCCTTCTGATGACTGCAACGACAGCCAGCGAAAGGTGCGCATCGTCATCCAGAAATACGGACAGAATGAGCCTGTGCTGGGTGTGGACTACCGGCAACGGAAGATCACCATTCAGAACC GGGCAGACCTTGTCATCAGTGAGGTCATGTGGTGGGACCATGGCGTGTACTACTGCACTGTGGAAGCACCAGGAGATACCTCAGGCGATCCAGACAAAGAAGTTAAGCTGATTGTGCTGC ACTGGCTCACAGTACTCCTCATCATCCTCggtggcctcctcctcctcctgctgatAGGAATatgctggtgccagtgctgcccCCAGTATTGCTGCTGCCACATCCCGTGTGTCTGCTGCCCAACCCGGTGCTGCTGTAATGAGGAAG CACTGGAACGGCATCGGTTCATGAAGCGGGCTCAGGCACTTGCGCCTTGGATGTCGCCTAACATGTTCTATGGAGGCGGCGATAGGAACTCGCAACTTTCCTCTTACCAGCTGAACCCTCTACTGCAACAAG ATGTGTCTCTGCAGAACAGCCTCCCACTGGTGCAGCCACCAGCTCAACTTGCCCCTAACAAAGGTGTTTTGGACTATCTGGAGTCTGAAATCCAAAAACTGAACCTGTCGcagccccagccaccccccCACCAGCGGCAGGCTGTGCAGCCCAGCCTGCTGTCCTCCCTGGGCTCCGACATCATGCCACGCAGTGTAACAGGTCCTCCGCCGCTCGCCGACCGCGTCCCCTCCTCCCATGGGAGCAGCAACTCCTCACGGGCGCAGAgagctgcccgcagccccaggCCCTGGGACTCTGCAGCAGAGAACAGGAGGGAAAATCGGAGGTGGCCCTTGCCGTCCAGCGGGGATTCTCGTTCCAGCTACAGTCGGGAGCCCCGGGACAGGCAGCGAGAGGACTATCCTCAGCGGCAGAGGACAGGCGGCTACAGCGGCAGGCCCCAGCACTCCAGGCGGGATGTGTCACCCACCCGCCGGACTGAGAGggccaaaagcagcagcagcagctgcagcttctaTTCGGAGGAGCCCAGGGAGCGCTCCGGCCACCATCGTGACTGGAGGCAGCAGCCGGCTGGGAGGCGAGAGTACCAGCAGCACACCGGGAGGAGCAGTAACTCGGGTCACCGGAGGCACAGCTACTCTCCTCCTTCTCGCCGGGGGTCCTGGAGCTCCTCAGAGGAGCACAACCGTCTCCCAGCGACAAACCGCAGGCGGCGCAATCGGTCTCGGGAATGGCCAGAAGACAAACCCCCCAGTTACCGCTCACTGGAAATCATCCCAGATCGGGACAGCAAGCACAGGGACGGTGCGGGACTGCGGTCG gacAGAGGGAGTTCCCACAGTGCAAGAAGCATAGTCATTTAA
- the ILDR1 gene encoding immunoglobulin-like domain-containing receptor 1 isoform X1, giving the protein MALLPACLLLAWLPAGCLSLLVTVQDTERYTTLFASVILKCDYSTSAQLQDVVVTWRFKSFCKDPIFDYYSASYQAGLALGQDPSDDCNDSQRKVRIVIQKYGQNEPVLGVDYRQRKITIQNRADLVISEVMWWDHGVYYCTVEAPGDTSGDPDKEVKLIVLHWLTVLLIILGGLLLLLLIGICWCQCCPQYCCCHIPCVCCPTRCCCNEEALERHRFMKRAQALAPWMSPNMFYGGGDRNSQLSSYQLNPLLQQDVSLQNSLPLVQPPAQLAPNKGVLDYLESEIQKLNLSQPQPPPHQRQAVQPSLLSSLGSDIMPRSVTGPPPLADRVPSSHGSSNSSRAQRAARSPRPWDSAAENRRENRRWPLPSSGDSRSSYSREPRDRQREDYPQRQRTGGYSGRPQHSRRDVSPTRRTERAKSSSSSCSFYSEEPRERSGHHRDWRQQPAGRREYQQHTGRSSNSGHRRHSYSPPSRRGSWSSSEEHNRLPATNRRRRNRSREWPEDKPPSYRSLEIIPDRDSKHRDGAGLRSDRGSSHSARSIVI; this is encoded by the exons ATGGCTCTGCTGCCggcctgcctgctgctggcctggctgCCGGCCG GTTGTCTCTCCCTGCTGGTGACAGTGCAGGATACTGAGCGTTACACCACCTTATTTGCCAGCGTCATCCTCAAGTGTGATTACAGCAcctcagcacagctgcaggatGTCGTGGTGACCTGGCGCTTCAAATCCTTCTGCAAGGACCCCATCTTTGACTACTACTCAGCCT CATACCAGGCTGGTTTAGCTCTTGGCCAGGACCCTTCTGATGACTGCAACGACAGCCAGCGAAAGGTGCGCATCGTCATCCAGAAATACGGACAGAATGAGCCTGTGCTGGGTGTGGACTACCGGCAACGGAAGATCACCATTCAGAACC GGGCAGACCTTGTCATCAGTGAGGTCATGTGGTGGGACCATGGCGTGTACTACTGCACTGTGGAAGCACCAGGAGATACCTCAGGCGATCCAGACAAAGAAGTTAAGCTGATTGTGCTGC ACTGGCTCACAGTACTCCTCATCATCCTCggtggcctcctcctcctcctgctgatAGGAATatgctggtgccagtgctgcccCCAGTATTGCTGCTGCCACATCCCGTGTGTCTGCTGCCCAACCCGGTGCTGCTGTAATGAGGAAG CACTGGAACGGCATCGGTTCATGAAGCGGGCTCAGGCACTTGCGCCTTGGATGTCGCCTAACATGTTCTATGGAGGCGGCGATAGGAACTCGCAACTTTCCTCTTACCAGCTGAACCCTCTACTGCAACAAG ATGTGTCTCTGCAGAACAGCCTCCCACTGGTGCAGCCACCAGCTCAACTTGCCCCTAACAAAGGTGTTTTGGACTATCTGGAGTCTGAAATCCAAAAACTGAACCTGTCGcagccccagccaccccccCACCAGCGGCAGGCTGTGCAGCCCAGCCTGCTGTCCTCCCTGGGCTCCGACATCATGCCACGCAGTGTAACAGGTCCTCCGCCGCTCGCCGACCGCGTCCCCTCCTCCCATGGGAGCAGCAACTCCTCACGGGCGCAGAgagctgcccgcagccccaggCCCTGGGACTCTGCAGCAGAGAACAGGAGGGAAAATCGGAGGTGGCCCTTGCCGTCCAGCGGGGATTCTCGTTCCAGCTACAGTCGGGAGCCCCGGGACAGGCAGCGAGAGGACTATCCTCAGCGGCAGAGGACAGGCGGCTACAGCGGCAGGCCCCAGCACTCCAGGCGGGATGTGTCACCCACCCGCCGGACTGAGAGggccaaaagcagcagcagcagctgcagcttctaTTCGGAGGAGCCCAGGGAGCGCTCCGGCCACCATCGTGACTGGAGGCAGCAGCCGGCTGGGAGGCGAGAGTACCAGCAGCACACCGGGAGGAGCAGTAACTCGGGTCACCGGAGGCACAGCTACTCTCCTCCTTCTCGCCGGGGGTCCTGGAGCTCCTCAGAGGAGCACAACCGTCTCCCAGCGACAAACCGCAGGCGGCGCAATCGGTCTCGGGAATGGCCAGAAGACAAACCCCCCAGTTACCGCTCACTGGAAATCATCCCAGATCGGGACAGCAAGCACAGGGACGGTGCGGGACTGCGGTCG gacAGAGGGAGTTCCCACAGTGCAAGAAGCATAGTCATTTAA